The DNA segment AGGACACGGATAGCATTGGCCCGATACATATCAATTTTACTGTTCATGTCCTTCATAAGAGAGCTTGTCACAATAATAACCTATAAGAGAATGATCAAAAAACTTATCAGAAACATATACTTTCAAAACGTACCATGATTATTCATATGAAAACTGAGTAAGATGTCAAACCTCATCCGATGAAGGAGATAACTCCTTAATGATCAAGTAAACCATTCTCCTCAACCCTGTGTCTTTCGATTGGAAAAGCTTCGTAACTGAAAAGAAAACTTCCGTCGCTTCAACCTgcatataaaaacaaaataaacttcATTAAACATGATACTTTCACATGTGCTATGATATTAAGCATGAAGGTGAATCtgcataacaaaaaaaaatcgaaagcTGACCTTGGTGAATGACTCGCCTTGGTTAAGCAAATAAAGAAGCTTGGTGATGACCTGGGAGCATCTTCTGGGATCAACCTGAGCGTCATTAAACACTCTCGCTTCTTGAAGAACAGCTCCCTTCTCGATTCCCATGAATGGAGAATACTCCACTGATCCCCAAAACAAAATTTAGCAAATAAGCAAACAATTCACAACGGATCAGTAATAATCAACAACGTGAAATCGCAGATCTACACAAACCAAATCAGCTAATATCTAGAATCGGCCACAGATCTAGAAGCTTAAACATCTGATCTAACGCCTTGCAACAAAACCAGAGAATCCTAAATTCATGAGAACAGAAAAAAAAGCGGAGAGCGTACACTCATCGTCGTGATCGTCGTCTTTCTTCGCGTAGGGCTGCGCCATTTCTGATCTACCTTCGAAACTACTCCGTCACTCAGATCTCGCTTTTGAAGAGTCGGACGTTCAGAAACTGATGGGATCGAGCGGTAGAGGAGCTCCGATCTGCTGCGGTAGGCCTCAGATTTATACGCTGAGctctaaaaaaaaatactatgatCTTGCGAGAGACTGCCACGTCATATTTGTGAGGTCTTGCGAGAGTTTATAGGAGTGATGATGCAATTAATCAATTGATTATTTTCatactgtttttttctttgatctagtggtttaattttttcaaacaaaaaaatcttaagAGATGGGAGTTATTTGATACCAACagtaaacatataataaaatcttGATTAAGCATATCAATTACAAAACCATAACTTATATATGGCTCACTAAGACAAAATACACTATAGTATAGTCTCTCTAGTAAAATAAAACACCTAAAAACATGATAATTGTGGACTTTTTTCAAGCTGCTTGGCTATTCTTTGACGCAGAATGAAACAACACAAGGAACAAAATGCCTTTACAAAAAATGTAAGGCATAGGCAGAGAGATGCAAGTGAATGTGTGTTTCTAAAGCTGAGAATTGCGTCTCATTGAAGAACCTCTAGGCATCTCTTCACTACTCGAAGCAGAAGGATGTAACCCATACTCACTTGTTGCACCGTACTCGCTGCTCTGATACTCTTTTGTCTCTAACGCTAACTTCCTTATTTTCTTCATGTCTGCACTGTACGAGCTTGCGTCATACTCTGAGGTCATGCCTCCGGGGCTCAAGTACGAGTTTTGTCCCGGTCTTCCTCCTTCGTTTAGATCCTCCATTGACATGTCTCCTTCTAATGCTCGTACAATCTTTCATTTGTATACATAAGTAATGTCATCAAGATTGTGATTGATTTGATAACAAAATAACTAACAAGTGTTTTCTTTGAACCTGGCTCATCTTAGGTCGTCTTCTTGCTGAGTGTCTGATGGCTGCAGCTGCACAAGAAGCCATTTGAGCCATCTCTTGTTGATTGTAGTTTGTCTCTAGACGAGGATCTGCTAATTGGCTATAATCTCCATCTTGAGCTGCTTTCATACACAGAGGTCTTGCCTGCAAAACAAATGGTAacattagttttgtttttaaaagtaTTTGGTGGGAGGGATTAAACAAGTAATTACCAGACCGACTTACCCAATCTACCAAACTGTCCTCCATTTCTCCAGTTAGATCCACTGGAGGCCGTCCTGTTATGAGCTCAAGAAGCATTACTCCAAATGAGAAAACATCAGATTTGTCGGATAACTTTCCGCTTGACGCATACTCTGGAGCTAAGTATCTGAACCAAAGATATAAAAAACATAGTGAATAAGTGGGCTATGTGCATATGAAGTAAGACTGTTCAAAGCTACTTACCCAAATGTTCCCATGACTCTAGTGGAGACATGAGTATAGTTGTCTTGAGACAGCTTAGCTAGTCCAAAATCTGCAACCTGTGTATAATGAAAATTGATTTACGCATCAACACAAAGAGATATGAAAGTAATAGCATTACAACGGTGAACATAAATATATACCTTGGTTTCAAAACTGAaatcaagaagaatgtttgcAGCTTTGATATCTCTATGGATAATTTTAGGATGACCTATATCAttgatgtaaaatatatatacaaatcttTAGTTCATTATAGAAAGAGCTTAAAAATAGAAAGTAAATTGGTGTGGGGTAAAAAAATTCTTACAGTCTTCATGCAAATATGCAAGGCCTCTAGCTGATCCCAGTGCAATCTTCAGTCGTATAGACCATTCCAAAACAGGACGACCCTTTCCTGAAATACCAACCATGTTATTGATATTTAAGAAACCATACTTTTAAAAGTGATTATGTTATGTTAGATGAATGTACCGTAAAGATGGAATTCAAGAGTGTTATTAGGTAAAAACTCGTAAACCAAAAGCCTTTGGCCACCAGAGATGCAATAACCAACAAGAGAAACGAGATGACGATGATGGACACGGCTAATGATCTCAACCTCCGCTTGAAACTCGCGCTCTCCTTGTCCACTTCCAAGTTTAAGACTCTTCACTGCAACTTCTTTGCCACCAGGCAAAACACCTTTGTGAACGTATCCAAATCCTCCTTGGCCTAGCAAGTTGGACTGAGCGAAACCTTCTGTTGCTATGGAGAGTTCATCGTAGGTGAAAGTGCTTTGGTTGTGACCAAGAGTCGCAGCCTGAGGGGACGGCGTTGGACCAGCTAAGTTGGAAGTGTCACTATGAGGACCAGAGACAGGTTGCTGTGGGACCCAGTTTCCTCCTCCCATATTCACCACATGATCTTGTGGTGTTCCATTGTTGTAATAACCACCGTTACCTACACTATGCAACAACAACACCTTTAGCTTCTAAAGCTTAATCATTTAAACAGTATTCTAAAGATCGATTTACGCAGCGATAGGTGGCaaatgaatgatttttttttaatttggtctAAGCATTCAAAAAAATAGTCTAAACATCCGCCTAATCAGTAATCCCCTATAAAACTACTAATTACCACCTaacgatttcttgaacattaaTTTAAACTACTAGACTATGATGAtagttttgaaacatttttataGATGTGTTAAAACATGTGATTACCATTAGGTGCTCCAAAGGGACTGTTATTGTAGTAGTGCAAGTGGTTGACTTGAGGATCacgtttctttcttttcttcttgcaaCAGATGCAAATAAGCACTAGGAGTAGAAGCAATAGCCCTGCTCCTACAAGGACTCCAACAATCAATCCAACATTGGGTTGATGATGACTTTCTCCTGGagaggatgatgatgagtcTGAACCTCCACTGCTCCGAGGAGGGCTTATTGACCGAGGCGGTGACGGTGAGTCACCGCCGCTGGAGTTTCTGTTGTTCCCTGATGGTGGAGACGGTGTAGAACCGTCTCTGTTGTTACCATTGTTGTTGCCGCCATTGGTTTTGTTACGGTCATCATTAGCACCAGGAGAAGGAGGGGTTGGTCTTTGTGAAGGGGGTGACTGGTTGGCCGGTGCTTGAGGCGGTGCAGGTGGAGTTACCGGAGTTTTGACTTCAGGAGAAGGTGGAGAAGGATTCTCTGGAGTTTTCGGTGGTGGATTACCTGCAGCAGGCGGTGAAGGTGGCGGTGATGGAGGAGGTAAGGTTTCTTGGCTCGGCGGTGCAGGAGGTGGTGAAGAAGCAGAGCTATTGTTAGTTGGTGGAGGAGCAGAGTCAGGGGCCGGTGGGGATGAAACAGGTGCTACTGGTGGTGATGTCTCATTTGGCGGCGAGCCTGTGCCTGCATTAGGAGCTTCCGGGGCAGGAGGTGAATCCACGGGTGAGTCAGCCATGATGACGTGTTT comes from the Brassica rapa cultivar Chiifu-401-42 chromosome A01, CAAS_Brap_v3.01, whole genome shotgun sequence genome and includes:
- the LOC103837835 gene encoding proline-rich receptor-like protein kinase PERK5 isoform X1, translated to MADSPVDSPPAPEAPNAGTGSPPNETSPPVAPVSSPPAPDSAPPPTNNSSASSPPPAPPSQETLPPPSPPPSPPAAGNPPPKTPENPSPPSPEVKTPVTPPAPPQAPANQSPPSQRPTPPSPGANDDRNKTNGGNNNGNNRDGSTPSPPSGNNRNSSGGDSPSPPRSISPPRSSGGSDSSSSSPGESHHQPNVGLIVGVLVGAGLLLLLLVLICICCKKKRKKRDPQVNHLHYYNNSPFGAPNGNGGYYNNGTPQDHVVNMGGGNWVPQQPVSGPHSDTSNLAGPTPSPQAATLGHNQSTFTYDELSIATEGFAQSNLLGQGGFGYVHKGVLPGGKEVAVKSLKLGSGQGEREFQAEVEIISRVHHRHLVSLVGYCISGGQRLLVYEFLPNNTLEFHLYGKGRPVLEWSIRLKIALGSARGLAYLHEDCHPKIIHRDIKAANILLDFSFETKVADFGLAKLSQDNYTHVSTRVMGTFGYLAPEYASSGKLSDKSDVFSFGVMLLELITGRPPVDLTGEMEDSLVDWVSRSGNYLFNPSHQILLKTKLMLPFVLQARPLCMKAAQDGDYSQLADPRLETNYNQQEMAQMASCAAAAIRHSARRRPKMSQIVRALEGDMSMEDLNEGGRPGQNSYLSPGGMTSEYDASSYSADMKKIRKLALETKEYQSSEYGATSEYGLHPSASSSEEMPRGSSMRRNSQL
- the LOC103837835 gene encoding proline-rich receptor-like protein kinase PERK5 isoform X2, yielding MADSPVDSPPAPEAPNAGTGSPPNETSPPVAPVSSPPAPDSAPPPTNNSSASSPPPAPPSQETLPPPSPPPSPPAAGNPPPKTPENPSPPSPEVKTPVTPPAPPQAPANQSPPSQRPTPPSPGANDDRNKTNGGNNNGNNRDGSTPSPPSGNNRNSSGGDSPSPPRSISPPRSSGGSDSSSSSPGESHHQPNVGLIVGVLVGAGLLLLLLVLICICCKKKRKKRDPQVNHLHYYNNSPFGAPNGNGGYYNNGTPQDHVVNMGGGNWVPQQPVSGPHSDTSNLAGPTPSPQAATLGHNQSTFTYDELSIATEGFAQSNLLGQGGFGYVHKGVLPGGKEVAVKSLKLGSGQGEREFQAEVEIISRVHHRHLVSLVGYCISGGQRLLVYEFLPNNTLEFHLYGKGRPVLEWSIRLKIALGSARGLAYLHEDCHPKIIHRDIKAANILLDFSFETKVADFGLAKLSQDNYTHVSTRVMGTFGYLAPEYASSGKLSDKSDVFSFGVMLLELITGRPPVDLTGEMEDSLVDWARPLCMKAAQDGDYSQLADPRLETNYNQQEMAQMASCAAAAIRHSARRRPKMSQIVRALEGDMSMEDLNEGGRPGQNSYLSPGGMTSEYDASSYSADMKKIRKLALETKEYQSSEYGATSEYGLHPSASSSEEMPRGSSMRRNSQL